AAGGACACATTATCCTAAGAGGTGTGAACCCAAACCTAACACATAGTACTGTGGATGAGGCCCGCTCCCACCTCCCTGTATTATAATCCCCTAATCTTATGATCTATGTGGTACAAACAAGCAATACATGGTTGCCAACAAACGTGAGGTATAACTGAAATATAGGTGTAACATCAATGCTATGTCGGAGCaggtgtgtacatgtctgtgtgtctatgtcggTGTGTGgtgtaacaaacaaacaaacaatctcaAGGAGGCCAGCAGCGAACTTGAAATAAAACAAGAACAGGAACTAATAGAACAGAAATGACCAGCTAAGCTACATTCAACACAGTGGAGCACCTCCTGCTGGCTGGGTGAAATACTGGGTTAATACATCGATTaagattttcttttctgttctgtgtgcaaAAAGACAGTCAGTTAATAAGAAGAGGGAACGAgaaagagcgagacagagagagagagagagagaaaaaaaaaaaaaaagaaaaaaaaaacagtggatGCTGCATACATCATGAAAGCTAACAATGGATGAGGTTGTAGCCACGTATCCCAGCGTGACCGAGTCAGTGTTTACATTGCCATGGTAGTAATAGAGCTCATAAAGGCCCAAGGGAGTGGGGGGAAGTAAACCCGGATAACAGCTGACTAGTGTAGCTCCGGCTCTGATCTGAAACCCGGGGAATAGCCAGACCGGGACTGGTGCGTGTCGAAACAGAGCCGGAACTGATCCGGTGTGTgccggatcagagccagatctgtTGGTGACATCTGCTATCTGGGGAAAAGCTTGGCATGTCAGCATAGATATGAATTTATGATTTATTTCTTGATGAATTGCATTTACACAGAGCCTTACTTGTGTGGATGTAGTTGAATCCAGGGAGGTAACTCAAACAATCCAAACATTTGAATACTGAAAGTCTTAATAACCCACAAAATGTCAAAAACTGATAGGAATGCAGAATGAGCTTTCTGCAAAGAGCACCATTGTCCAATCACAAGGGACATTTCATCATTGGGTGACTCCTACCACAAGGCTCTACCTCCATTACAGCTCTGTCAGTACTGCCATGGCCTTATCATCTCCGAAGAAGCTATAAGTAGGGCTATCATGGTTGAGTTGTTCATAACAGGTCAGTGCACTACCATAATAGTCATTATGTCAAAAGAGTGAGCCAACTATTAGCCTGGTAATCTTTTTCAATCTTTTAATAttagcacacaaacaccactagGGTTTTCCACATAGCCTGAAATAATTGATTTTAGATTAATCTCTGTACTTCAGCGTATAATGATGACCTCCCATTTTCATAAATCAAAGACAAGCTATCTATAATTCTGAGGTCATCACCccctgaaataaaaaatatcctTCACGTAAATCTGATTCACACTTAAGTTGTTGGCGCCACCTTCTGACAGTGGCTTGTAATAGTTGGTGCCTAAAATGCTTCCTTAAGAGGAAAGGGGGAGCAGTGCATAATCTtacccttgctctctctctctcgctctctctcgcactcactctctcactcactcactcactcatatcaGTTTATGAATAGCACCCCTCACTAGTTTGGGCTACCCCACTAAATGCCCATTAGGCTACTGAGGACTTGCAAATAATTTCTCTTGTTCTTCAAATCACTTAAGCATGGACTTGCTGAGAGTCTTTTTTCTTACTGCTAGATAAACCTCTGTGCAATACCCCAATGCCGTAATGAGTCTGAATACCTGAGTCCTGAGTGAGAGAAACCGGACTATATCACTTAGTCGTCACAATGTTGCTATGGAGATCCTTGATAtggaatacatttaaaaatactaTGTGGGGAATCCaccccttaaaaaaaagaagaaaaaagaaaagaaaaacggaATTAGATTGGTTTCCAAGGTGAGCACAACCAACTGACAAAATATAAACTAAAAAATGACTAGATAAACAGAATAATAATTATCTTTAAATAGTGtcacacatttgttttgtatttgataATACTAAATTAAAAAGaagcctctcttctcctgctctgCGCATTCCTCTGCCCACCTGCCTCTGGCAAACGGCAAGCCACACACCAATTCAAAACGCGTGCTGTCCCCATGGCAACCAACTGGAAAGGTCCTCTTCTTAGCGGTCCTGAACATTGCCTGTGGAACACAGCCATCACTCATGTGCTGAGGGCTGAAAGTCGAATGTGTTTTCAAAGACTCTTCTAAACCCTAATGACATTATATGtaaaaacagaaacaataaaaaaaaagacagacttcAGTCAAATGTAAAAGGATAACAGAAGAGGGCCCAACATGCTGATGACAAGAGAACATTTCTTGTAAAATTGAGATTGATGttaattggtgtgtgtgggtgtgtgtgtgtgtgtgtgtgtgtgtgttgatcatcTCACCTCGACGGGGTGCTAGTGCAAAAAGTTGTCCACTCTGGCGAATGAGCAGGATCCGGAGCGGACTCTGGCCATGAGCTGCACGCACTCGGTGGCCTGGCCCAGGGCCAGCATCAGCGGAGGCTGCTTGGGGAGGTTCTGCGACTCTGTGGATCCAAAGCAGTAAACCGCGTCAGAAGACACAAGCCACCAAAGCCTGCTGCGAGACTTGAGTCCGAAGACTATCGAGACTGAGGACTATCAAGATTATCTCATTGTCTAGttgtctctctgactctgacATTTACTGGAAGatagtgtgcgtgtatgtctgtgcgttTACAtatgtaggagtgtgtgcaCCTTATCCAGAgctgtgtgagcatgtgagggTGTATGAGTGAGGGTATATGtcagtatgtcagtgtgtgtacacttaCCCAGGATGGCGCTGTTGAGTGAAGAGCAgatggtctctctctgtgtggggtCAAGCTGCTGACCCACAGGGCAGTGCCACGGGTCTGAGTATGCAAGAAGACTGAAGGcatcctgacaaacacacacaaacccatataaacacaaatatacagacacatatccacacacacacacaaacacagagactagCATTCATTGCCTTTAGCCACAACTGCCATCCCATAAGCTTTTGCCTTGAAGCAGAGCTGATGTTATGACACTAATATGCGAGTCTTCAAAGAAGCCttattagaagaaaaaaaaaaaagcgctgGCAGAGGATTAATGTGCCGTTAGGACAGATTAGCAATTTCTGACAAGAAGCACCAGACTGCCACTGACAAGTGATGTGAGGCTGATGCCCCACAGTATGGAATGTGACTCCTGAGTTCCAGAATAGCtcataccagtgtgtgtgtgtgtgtttctctgttctaTCATTTTCCGTAGCACCTGTCCCACATCCTTTGACTTCCTCCCTTCCCACTTAGTTCACTCTTCTTATTCTGCCTTCTTCagtgcccctctcctccttctatctcctgctttctctccctcctgtccctTCTTCTTGGAGGTGGTGTTCTAGCAAATCTCAGCTGagatcactcactcactcactcactcactcactcactcactcactcactcactcactcactcactcactcactcactcactcactcactcactcactcactcactcactcactcactcactcactcaaacctgCAGCCCCCTCTTTGAGTGATGCTTTCCTTTGCACTCCacctttctcccttcctctttctaaTCTATGGCTCTACCGCTACCCTCCTGCCATCCCTCCATCGTCCTACCCATCTCTCCTACCTGCAGCATCTTTTTGTGGGTGGCGTTCTTGCCATACTCCCGGCACAGCTGCTCGCTGAGGGTCTGCAGCTCGCGGCCAAACTGGATCATTCTCTCTGTGGCCGCCTGGTTGCCCCCACACAGCTGTCTGGAGGGGCAGTTATCATCTGGCGGGGGCAAGAGTCAGAAGGTCATGGAGTGCCAAAGTTAAATATGGATTACAATACTGTTGgttgttgtttgttatttgtagcagtagtagtagtagtaatagtagtagtggtagcagTAGTAACGGTAATATTTTATTACAAGTATATGCCAATTATGAAATACCAAACGTGTGGGTCACCAGCCATATATTTACATTTGCACATAAATTACTACATGTTAGATATTGCCTAATGAATGTGATTACTTTAAAAGCATCAAACTGATGGTGGTAAAGCCCTATAGCATTCCCAAACAGGCTTTAACTTCTGATGTCGAGGCCTAGCCTACACAGGGCTGCCATTCCAAAAACAAGGTTTTCGTCTCATGCAAGGACATGTATCCTGGCAATaaccccaaaacaaaacaaacaaaaaaacgttCTGCCACAGAAACATTCTGTTCTTCTGTTCAGCCACGAGGACCACATACACTGTGGCCAGAGACAGCCATAAATAAAGTCCACCATTTTCTCAGTAACCTTGGTGACAAACATCTGCCAAGCTGGGTTTCAAAACAGCTCAATTTAGCAGCTCCCAATACTAGACCCGAGGTAGTAGGAGTCAGAGTGATGGcctactgaatgtgtgtgtgtgtgtccttaaatAACTCTGTATATGTCAGTACAAGGACGtacgcgtgcatgtgtgtgtatatatatgcgTGTCGTAGTGCATAAATATATTTAGGCACATGGTGCTGTATTTAGTCATTTACTCCTCTGTGACAACAAAGATttgagcatctgtgtgtctgagtaagtgtgtgtgtgtgtgtggtgtgtgtgtgtgtgtgtgtttcagcgcTGTTTTACCTGCCACACCATTGCCCAGGCTGTTTTCATCAGCCTGTAGGATCTCCTGGTGTTTGTAGGTGCCGTTCATGATCCGAGCAGATGAATTCTCAGTCACTCCGTTGCTGTAGTGCTCTGCCTCGATCTCCATCTCACTGTCGCTGGGgagtacacaacacacagtcatgaacacagtctgtttgtgtggactCACCCATACATAATAAGTATGACATTCATTACACCCAGTCCCAATACAAACCCAATTAGCTTTACATTGACTAAGCCCACTGACAgcatcaagacacacacacacacacactctctcatatacacacacacacacacacacacacacacacacactctctcatatatacacacacacacacacacacacacacacacacaaatacactcacacattcacacacaaatgtgtgtccCACCTGGTCTCCTGGTTGCTCGTGGCACTGTGAGGCTGGGACTTGGTTGAGTCAGTGGAGTTTGTCTCGGAGTAGTTTACCGAGGAgggggaggacgaggaggaggaggaggccgagCTGACGCCCGGGTATTTGCTGTGGCTCTTGCTTTTGCTGGGAGGGGTGACCCCGTTACTGCATGTGGGGCTGTCTGCTCCTGCGGAGGGGATTACAGCAGGCACATGACATTTAGCACACCACTGTGGAGGACTGTAAGTGACATGTTTCATTAAATGCATGGATGAATAAACACTTAATATGCCTAGTATACTGTCCAATAAATGCTATACTACATAAAGAGGTCTATCCAATAGTCTATATCAATAATATACGATTCAATACGAACAGTTTTATACTAATGCTGCTTTTCAGACACTGAGTACTGGCAAATAATCATAGAGGCAAACCAGTAAGATCTACTGTATGTGGAGGACAATATTGCATAAAGACTCACAATAAGAGCACTAACCATGAGGCTAACAGCTATTGCTATTCAGCTGACAGGACTCAACTTTACAGAGCATGTACCTCATCTATTATGTTATATTTGAGTTTCTGTACTCTCCGACAACGTATGAGAAAAACAGAAGCGCCCAGCGACAGGTGCGGGTGGTTGGGCTTACCTGTGCTGTGCAGATGGGGGTTGATGGCCCCATGTCGGGGGCTTGGGCAGGGGGAGCCGGGGTAGCTGTCCTGGGATTTGGGAGAGCGCACACTAAAGCACCGTACCTCGCTGTCCGTACCGTTCACCATCTCCACAAACTGCCGACacctgggggagggggagagacctgaaaaactcctttcacctgacacaaaCTGTTCAGTTAACAGTTTGCCAACCATACATAGTCTGTACTGGACTCAATGCTCTGTGaccaataaaacattaaaataaaaagttcTCTGAAATACATTGTCTAAAAgtgtgatttattttcaagTGCATCTGAAACACTGCAATCTATTCAGCTATGCAATATCCCCTCACACAGCAATCCATTACAGTGTCTGCTATCCAGTTTCCATTTGTCTAAAATCTTTAGCAGTGACTAAGGCCCACTGTTCTCATAGTTATTTGGCCCGGCAGTTTACTTCCCTCCCCATTACACATAAACTGATACAAGAGGCTGAAATATCTCTCTAGTGGGAAATGCACTCAAATTTTAACATGATTTGAAACGGACGACTAATTTTGGTAGCAAATAACCTTCTCTCATTTCTAGCCTGAAATATTGTCCAGAGGCTTGTGCATTCACTCAAATAGTTAGAActagggtacacacacacaaaaaagaggtTGAAAATATACAACAAGTGAACTTTTTCAACCAGTGAACAGTTCAGGGTAAGTCTCTCCACGCAACATAAATTccagtacagtatatacaaaagACGGCATTACATATGATATGTCTGAGGAGAATAGTGGAGGGATCTGTCTGGGACCTGATTTCACAGTTCATGCAGTTTGACAAGACTAAACCAATCCAATGTGTCCGGATGGTGTGGCTCAAAGTCAAGGTGCTGATTAAAATGCGAAACGTGCAGCGTGCTCCTCTCGAGATTGGGCGTAAGCCTGAGGGGGAAGCCTTGTCAGTAAGGGATTGTCTTGCAATCCCCTACCAGTACCTCAACAAGCCGCCTCCAGATGTGTACTCTAGTACCGGTAACATCTGGCTCCACATATGAGGAAACGACGTGAGGGATGTGTGGTTGGGAGTGAAGATGGTCACAGGGTTCAAGGTGAGGGATGCCTGAACAGAGCCAACGAGTTGAATGTGTTGTTCAACAGGTTCAGCACAGTCACCTCCCCCAGCCACACggaccccacacccccacatctgcttccctctcccacctcctctgTGATCAGGACTAAAGACTCACACTGGGCCTCCCCGCACCCCTCAACTCCCACCATGGACTTCAACCGAGCCATAATCACCGTCCCCACTTCAGGAAACATGGAGGTTACATCCACACTAATATGTTTTAGTTGTGAAACGCATCACTTTTGACACATTTACGCCTAGCGTCCATACTACTGCAGAGTTTTCAAGCCGTGAAGACGGAGCCTTTTGGAATACGCTGCTGGCCCTGTTTTAGTCTGAAAAATCCTGGGTTGCATTAAAACACAACACTgctacaatcaatcaatcaatcaatctctccctctctctctccatctacccatccacccatccattgAAACAATGGTATGTAGATAATATTAATCTCAAAACATCCATATAGTCCGAAAAACATGTatggtgtaaaaaaaacaacaaaaaaaaacacatgctacAGGGTGGATAGAAGCTGTCACTTTGACAGTGTTTTCAAGAGACtgtttttccatttccattttgcGTAGTTTAGTAGCGTGGCACGTGGGCGGCCCGTGGCCTCCGAGAGCTCTGCTGAATCATGCAGCAGGCGAGTAACTTAATCTCAGAGTGACAAGCTCAGGTTGAGAGCCCGCATTATGGGCCACGAACACAAACCAAAGTCAGAAGCAGACAGTGAAGACGGCACTCTGCCCTCTCCACAAATTCGCGCAATTCAACagagaccaaaacacacacacacacacacacacacacacacacacacacacacacacacacacacacacacacacacacacacacacacacacacacacacacacacacacacacacacacacacacacacacacgcacacacgcacacacacacacacacacacacacacacacacgtgtgcacttTGATTCAAAGGAGGCTACTGATGAGCTCCAGCtgcagccaaaaaaaaagaagcgtCAGAAACAAGCAGATGCTAATTTAGAGCTTTCTCTTGGCAAACCGAGGCCGAGCACAGGGAGtgtgcacacagtgtgtgaccCCTTGGGTCACCCTGTCCCTGACCCCTCGTTAGTCACGCCAGAGCGGCAGTGGCAGCACAAGAAGCCCCTGTGTTTTTCACGTCAGCTCTCTCGGGCACACTCGGGACGGGCACACTAATGCCCCTGGGCATCTCTCTCAGGAGAGGGTCACACAGTTGATTAGCGTAATCTAATGTCTTTGTAGCgcaaacacacagctgggctCCAATGCAGGGAAAAGAACAAGTACTGAGGAGGCCTCTGCTGTTATGTTAGTGTCCTTGGCAAGCGGTGTTGCTTAGTGCCCTTCACAGGGCTGTGTTGCTTCTGAGGAGTTAGTAGGATGTCAGgcgctctgtatgtgtgtgtgtgtgtgtgtgtgtgtgtgtgtgtgtgtgtatgtgagaattTCAGAGACAGAATGTGTGAGATTTCACAGTAGTACCAACCCAAGGCACACCCATGGCTGTTGCGCATACGGACACTAGTTACAGGAAAACTAGAGGCGTGTCACAGCGAACTTCCATATAAAGCACAACAGGGGGAGAGACGCTGTGGTAGGCTCTCTGGGATACTCACTTTAACATGAAGAGTAAATTGGGGTTGTGTTCTAGCAGGCCAGGATACAGTTGCTGTGTGGCTTCTATAGCCTCTCCTACACGACCTGCAAGAACCAGCTTCTGTATTCCTgcgcaggggggggggagatagtgAGAAAGACTTTTGTCATGACAGACTTCCATAGCCCCTTTTTTGGAAAATCTAAGGACACATTCATGTCAAATCTTTATAATAAtgtatacaaaaataaatgtacagCTAATGGCCCCTGAAATAACAAACACAGCGTTAAAAATAACCAAATGCAAAATAACCAAGTTACACATGCATAACCTCCACTCATATTCatacaaaaacagagaaaactgACAAATGTCTCTTTTTCTAACCactacataaaaacacacacacacacacacacacacacacacacacacacacacacacacacacacacacaaacttggcATCCAAACCCTTTTTTTCTATGTCTGGtcaccagaaagagagagagagagaaagagagagcgagagagagagataattcaCACACGTCAGTCCTAAGAGAGCTGACCATACCCCTGGCATACAGGAGTGAGGAAAGCCGAAGCACAACCAAACATTCAGTGTCAGCCGTCTGGATTTTCTGGCTGATAATGAGCCAGACAAACCCCATCTATGAACACAGTAGTGGTGCAGGTTAGGTGAGGTGGCAGTACGGCTCTTTTGCTTTCTTTGCTGGGGTGAACGGCTTGGCGGCTCTTACTTTGTCTGTTTTTTATGGAGGTCTGGTCCTCCGCAATGACTGTCTCTGTGGCACGGGCGAAGGCTGTGGCGGTGGCACAGTACCCATGGTGCACCAGGTAGCTGGACACCATGCTGGAGGAGGACGTCATGTTCAGGTTACACAAGAGATCATCTAAACAACTTCGAGTTAGACAGTATGTTTTTAAGGGCTGTTTATGTGTAGGGAAGTTTCCATGGCATTATAACCAGCCACTTAGGTGTAAGTGTGTATCATTTTCTGACTACAGTCAGGTGATAACCTCGAAACGTACTTTTGCAGCACAGCTTGCcactctcccagtctctctccgaTGGGGAAGCGTGCGATCATGCCGTGGATCTTAGCTCTCCATTCACTCATGTAGTCCTCGATGTCAAAAACAAAAGGGTGCTGGCCAAAGTTTGCGTCCACAATCTCACCCGGAGTCTGCAGGCCTACTGTGGGGTATAGGTTTGGctgtggagtgagagagaacaaccagagagtggtgagagagagagagagagagagagagagagagagtgagagagagagagtggagagagagagagagagtgagagagagagagagagagggggacataGAAGGATAGAGAAAGGGCACAAGAGagcgtgagaaagagacagacagactcttaAACACCTAGGCCATATGGTCCCATAATCACTACAGGTGACATATAGGACTGACTTAGTTGATAAATGAACAAGTCAAATTAACTCAAAATCAACTGGGAACGTGAGAACAATAATAGAAACCACAACTGTGGCTAGGTGGATGCCAGATACAAATTTGCTAATCCCAAACAATTCAAGCTCACTGTTTGAGCAAGTGAAGAAAAACCTAAAGGACTTACCGGAAGGTCTGTGAAAGCCACACC
Above is a genomic segment from Clupea harengus chromosome 3, Ch_v2.0.2, whole genome shotgun sequence containing:
- the ranbp10 gene encoding ran-binding protein 10 isoform X1, producing MAELGAGSLLSGDPAFNYQEHELNERLKRLYPAVNEEETPLPRSWSPKDKYSYIGLSQNNLRVHYKGHGKNHKDAASVRATHPIPAACGIYYFEVKIVSKGRDGYMGIGLSAQGVNMNRLPGWDKHSYGYHGDDGHSFCSSGTGQPYGPTFTTGDVIGCCVNLINNTCFYTKNGHSLGVAFTDLPPNLYPTVGLQTPGEIVDANFGQHPFVFDIEDYMSEWRAKIHGMIARFPIGERLGEWQAVLQNMVSSYLVHHGYCATATAFARATETVIAEDQTSIKNRQRIQKLVLAGRVGEAIEATQQLYPGLLEHNPNLLFMLKCRQFVEMVNGTDSEVRCFSVRSPKSQDSYPGSPCPSPRHGAINPHLHSTGADSPTCSNGVTPPSKSKSHSKYPGVSSASSSSSSSPSSVNYSETNSTDSTKSQPHSATSNQETSDSEMEIEAEHYSNGVTENSSARIMNGTYKHQEILQADENSLGNGVADDNCPSRQLCGGNQAATERMIQFGRELQTLSEQLCREYGKNATHKKMLQDAFSLLAYSDPWHCPVGQQLDPTQRETICSSLNSAILESQNLPKQPPLMLALGQATECVQLMARVRSGSCSFARVDNFLH
- the ranbp10 gene encoding ran-binding protein 10 isoform X2, which produces MAELGAGSLLSGDPAFNYQEHELNERLKRLYPAVNEEETPLPRSWSPKDKYSYIGLSQNNLRVHYKGHGKNHKDAASVRATHPIPAACGIYYFEVKIVSKGRDGYMGIGLSAQGVNMNRLPGWDKHSYGYHGDDGHSFCSSGTGQPYGPTFTTGDVIGCCVNLINNTCFYTKNGHSLGVAFTDLPPNLYPTVGLQTPGEIVDANFGQHPFVFDIEDYMSEWRAKIHGMIARFPIGERLGEWQAVLQNMVSSYLVHHGYCATATAFARATETVIAEDQTSIKNRQRIQKLVLAGRVGEAIEATQQLYPGLLEHNPNLLFMLKCRQFVEMVNGTDSEVRCFSVRSPKSQDSYPGSPCPSPRHGAINPHLHSTGADSPTCSNGVTPPSKSKSHSKYPGVSSASSSSSSSPSSVNYSETNSTDSTKSQPHSATSNQETSEMEIEAEHYSNGVTENSSARIMNGTYKHQEILQADENSLGNGVADDNCPSRQLCGGNQAATERMIQFGRELQTLSEQLCREYGKNATHKKMLQDAFSLLAYSDPWHCPVGQQLDPTQRETICSSLNSAILESQNLPKQPPLMLALGQATECVQLMARVRSGSCSFARVDNFLH